TTCGACGCCTTCGACAACGGCGTGCGCCGCCCGACGATTGCCCGCGTCGCCTGGGAGCCGCGCAAGGCCCGGACGCTGCTCGGTGTCGTGCACGTGCGGTTCGGCGTGAACCGCGCCGATCTCGACGACGCGGGCGAGAAGGCCTTGCTGGCCGTGCTCAAGGAACTGCGGGAGAACCCGTTTCTGACCGTCGACCTGGAGGGGACGACCGATCCCACCGGCTCGCGCGACTACAACATGAAGCTCAGCTTGCGGCGTGTGGAAGCAGTTCGCCGGTTCCTGCTCGCCAAGGGCGTGGGCTATCCGCGCGTCCTGCTGCTGTCGGCGGCCGGCGAGCTGCGTGACGACAAGACCCCTCCCGAACAGAAGCGACGCGTGACGGTCAAGCTCATGCAGTCCCCGGAGTGAGGACGGGATCAGCCGTGGCCGCCGGCGTCGTCGGACCAGGAGCGCAGCGTCCGGGCGCCGGCGTGGGGCCGGCCCCGGTGGAGGTGGACGCGGCTGACGTGTGGACGACGGCCGAGGCCGCGCTGGCCAGGCTCAACCGCCTCGGTGAGGCCCTGGGGGAAGCGTGTTCCGCGCTCCAGCGGGGCACCGAGCGGAGCGCCGAGGCCTCCGAGGGCTGGTCGACGTGCCTGGCGTTCATCGGCCGAGTCCTTCACAAGGAAGGCGACGACGTCAGGTCCTCGGCGCTCTCCCTCCTGGACGAGCATTCACGGAAGATCGTCCGGGTCCTGCTGAAGGAAATGGATGGGCTGCCTATCGGGGCAGCATGCCGATCAGCGGATCCAGGTGCCGGGGATCAGGCTTGAAGCCGACCCCGAGGCCGCGCACGATCTCGACGATGGCGTCGTTGAAGGGGGTCTTCACGCCCAGACGCCGG
This DNA window, taken from Candidatus Methylomirabilota bacterium, encodes the following:
- a CDS encoding OmpA family protein — protein: MASLVILVLLGLSASGCASRSWTLALFEKQEAEIDERFVDVDRRFTSLETSVERTAAVARRARDLADIALTRTGAFDAFDNGVRRPTIARVAWEPRKARTLLGVVHVRFGVNRADLDDAGEKALLAVLKELRENPFLTVDLEGTTDPTGSRDYNMKLSLRRVEAVRRFLLAKGVGYPRVLLLSAAGELRDDKTPPEQKRRVTVKLMQSPE